Within the Paenibacillus sp. AN1007 genome, the region GAAACCTTCAGAATTTTAAAATAAGGAGAATGAAGACCAAGCTACAAGCCTCTATAAGGTGCGAACAGTGGATCGAAGAAACCTGCAACCACGGCATATAACAAACGATAGGTTACGTAAAACAGCACCGCATTAACGATCAGCACGCTGTACACACTATCAAGTGCAGCTTTGGTACGATTCAGCGGATGGTGGAACAGCACCGTATTCATAGCGACAAACATAACGATATACGACAGCACCAGCAGGGAAATGGCAAACGAATACGAGATTACAATCATCAGGTTAGCCAGCAAAAGGGTAACGATCCCTGGCACCAGCAGGGTTCCGAACTGGGCAATCAGTATTTTCGGACGGAAAGTAATCCGTTCCAGCTTCAGCACACCATAGATCAGTGCGGCCGCGGCAATGAGAATAATTGCTGTAAACAGCAGTGGACGCAGGAATCCGCTAATGAACAGTCCATCCGCACCAAGACGTCCAAATGTGATTAGAATATATGTAGAGGTCAAGACAGCAAACAGAGCCATGGTTACCAGACCATGCAGGGCATGCTGTTCCCCGACGGTTTTCATCGACTGATACGGACGAGCCAGTACGCTTAGAAAATAGGAAAGATATTGTTTGCTCACTTCTTTGGCTTGCTGTACTTTCTCATTCTGCACGAGGTTGCTCCACTGATTTCCTGCGCTGTTTTGGGCAGAACCGTGGTCGGCAGCATCGTTGTTACTGGCATGATTCGTTTCGTAAATAGGTGATGGTACGGGTGAGACGGATGATGAACGTGTGGATGCGGATTCATGAGAAGCTGGTTCCTGAGTACTGGACCAACGAGTGTACTCCTGATCGGCAGGCACCGAATCTGTGTGGTTGACAGGATTCGCAGGTTCAGAAGAAGCGTGGTTTCCAGTCAGGTTAGAGCCGCACCTCTCGCAAAAACGGGCATCTCCATTTTCATGATTACATACTGAGCATTTCATGTGATAAGCCTCCAATTTCTTGAAATATGTAACAGTGTACATTGTGTCTCATTTTAACGTTCGATGACGAACTTTGTCTATGTATCGCAGAATTAAATACCCAAAAATATTTTCCTGAAACAGGGAAGGAAATCAACTCGTATAACTCCTTCTCACTGCAGCAGCGATTGGATAGAAGTTAGAAGTTACGGAAATAATTCCATATAGTACAGGGTTCTGCGTATGCAGGTTCAGCTGCTTTATTTCAGGTCATTACGCTCAATGTTCGCTTTTGTGTGTTTTTTATATGTGAAATATATCTTTTGGGTTGCCCATTACAGAAGAATTATGTATAATCAATCGTGTTAACACGTCGAATGTACGGTAGTAAAAGATGTGGGTGAGTTCAATGGAACTGCTGGACAACAATGAGAGCAAGAAGAAGATGTGCCAGTATTATAATGAAATCTCGAAGGAACTATTCGGATTTGGTACCACTCTCCTGAGAGTGACCATTGACCAGAATATTGTAACCTTCTATGCGAAACACCGTCGTTCGCCGCGCTCTGATGCCCTGGAAGGGGAGGCCCCCGGCTTGAAGCTGGAAGTGGACTTCCGCATGTCTGTCTTATATAAGAAGAAATTCCGGGAGAAACTCGAGCAGCATATGGGTTTGCCTATTGAAGCAGTATTGCGGGATTATGATGCGTCCACCCAGTGGGCCATCACCAATGTGATTTTGAAACAAGTCTAGATCGGATCGGCAGGATAGACTCTTGCAGATACAATCATAGATGTGATTCGATCTCATGCATGATTCCGAATCCTAATTTCATATGATGGCGTCTGTCTTCGGATTGATTCTGAAGCGGAAACCGATGATGTACCGGCAGCGGGTGTCGCTTTCCTTTGTTTACGAAGAAAAGTGTTCTTGTTCTTACAAGAATGCTTTTCTTTTTGTTTTATTTAGATTGTCATATCACACATATCAGGGGGAACTAAATCATGAAGAAAAAATGGATTAGCGGGTTGGCAGCAGCGGCCCTGACATCGGTGCTGCTTGCAGGCTGCGGCAGCGGCAGCGGCACGGAGAACGCGTCGGGTGGATCAGGCAGTGGAGGAACAGCAGCGAACAAACTGGTTATCTCGACCTGGGGTTTCTCGGAAGATTTCTTTAATGAAGAAGTATTTGGCCCTTTTGAAAAGGAACATAACGTTGATATTGTGCTTGAAGTCGGCAACAACGCAGAACGTCTGAACAAAATCCGTCAGGGTACATCCAATGTGGATGTCATCTATCTGTCCGATTATTATGCACAACAGGGCATTGATGAAGGTCTGTTTGAGAAAATTGACCGCTCCAAAATTCCGAATATTAACGACATTTATGATATTGCCAAAGCACCGCTAGGCGAAGATTATGGCCCGGCCTACACGGTTGGACAGCTCGGCATTGCCTACAATCCGGATATGGTATCCAAAGAAGTCAGCTCTTGGAGCGATCTGTGGGACCCCGCGTTTGCGAATAATCTGACAATTCCGAACATTACGGCAACAGCAGGTCCT harbors:
- a CDS encoding zinc ribbon domain-containing protein; translation: MKCSVCNHENGDARFCERCGSNLTGNHASSEPANPVNHTDSVPADQEYTRWSSTQEPASHESASTRSSSVSPVPSPIYETNHASNNDAADHGSAQNSAGNQWSNLVQNEKVQQAKEVSKQYLSYFLSVLARPYQSMKTVGEQHALHGLVTMALFAVLTSTYILITFGRLGADGLFISGFLRPLLFTAIILIAAAALIYGVLKLERITFRPKILIAQFGTLLVPGIVTLLLANLMIVISYSFAISLLVLSYIVMFVAMNTVLFHHPLNRTKAALDSVYSVLIVNAVLFYVTYRLLYAVVAGFFDPLFAPYRGL
- a CDS encoding Na-translocating system protein MpsC family protein, producing the protein MELLDNNESKKKMCQYYNEISKELFGFGTTLLRVTIDQNIVTFYAKHRRSPRSDALEGEAPGLKLEVDFRMSVLYKKKFREKLEQHMGLPIEAVLRDYDASTQWAITNVILKQV
- a CDS encoding ABC transporter substrate-binding protein, translating into MKKKWISGLAAAALTSVLLAGCGSGSGTENASGGSGSGGTAANKLVISTWGFSEDFFNEEVFGPFEKEHNVDIVLEVGNNAERLNKIRQGTSNVDVIYLSDYYAQQGIDEGLFEKIDRSKIPNINDIYDIAKAPLGEDYGPAYTVGQLGIAYNPDMVSKEVSSWSDLWDPAFANNLTIPNITATAGPMVVDAASRVAGNEAFNEYAAFAKLKELSGNVVKFYSQTSEFVNMFSQEEIAGGPIMEMYFKDLKAAVPNAKFVTPSEGAYAVMNTINVVKGSKNKELAEEFINWQLSQDVQAKSAKAKVDSPVNTKVELTAEEAEGVTYGADVVEKLNKLDMEFVNQQVKGWTDRWNREIAQ